A section of the Oryza sativa Japonica Group chromosome 1, ASM3414082v1 genome encodes:
- the LOC4326760 gene encoding probable WRKY transcription factor 31 isoform X1 yields MDKGHLGGGGGGGGGLLALDASPRPLGFLNLLSPPPFHRSTMEADDSGGGGGRARRSVEVDFFSDEKKNMKKSRVSGGVAAEADDAKGPAAAGLAIKKEDLTINVSRRRLLRSSIARHLFNSRRSNACARPCSLQLLPAGNNARSDRSMVVDDDAASRPDHEEKSRSSNELAAMQAELGRMNEENQRLRGMLTQVTTSYQALQMHLVALMQQRPQMMQPPTQPEPPPPHQDGKAEGAVVPRQFLDLGPSSGAGGEAAEEPSNSSTEAGSPRRSSSTGNKDQERGDSPDAPSTAAAWLPGRAMAPQMGAAGAAGKSHDQQAQDANMRKARVSVRARSEAPIIADGCQWRKYGQKMAKGNPCPRAYYRCTMATGCPVRKQVQRCAEDRSILITTYEGTHNHPLPPAAMAMASTTSAAASMLLSGSMPSADGAAGLMSSNFLARTVLPCSSSMATISASAPFPTVTLDLTHAPPGAPNAVPLNAARPGAPAPQFQVPLPGGGMAPAFAVPPQVLYNQSKFSGLQMSSDSAEAAAAAAAAAQFAQPRPPIGQLPGPLSDTVSAAAAAITADPNFTVALAAAITSIIGGQHAAAAGNSNANNTNTNTTSNTNNTSSNNTTSNNTNSETQ; encoded by the exons ATGGACAAGGGCCACctcggtggtggcggaggaggaggaggtgggctgCTCGCTCTGGACGCGTCGCCGCGCCCGCTCGGCTTCTTGAACCTGctctccccgccgccgttccacagGTCGACCATGGAGGCCGAcgacagcggcggtggcggcggcagggcaCGCAGGTCCGTCGAGGTGGACTTCTTCTCCGAcgagaagaagaacatgaagaaGAGCCGTGTCTcgggcggcgtcgccgccgaggcGGACGACGCCAAgggacccgccgccgccggcctcgccatCAAGAAGGAGGACCTCACCATTAAcgttagccgccgccgccttcttcgctCGTCGATCGCCAGACACCTGTTTAACTCACGGCGATCTAACGCGTGTGCTCGTCCGTGTTCGTTGCAGCTTCTTCCCGCCGGGAACAACGCGAGGAGCGACCGGTCGATggtggtcgacgacgacgcggcgtcgCGGCCGGATCACGAGGAGAAGAGCCGGAGCAGCAACGAG CTCGCGGCGATGCAGGCGGAGCTGGGCCGCATGAACGAGGAGAACCAGCGGCTCCGGGGGATGCTGACCCAGGTGACCACCAGCTACCAGGCGCTGCAGATGCATCTCGTCGCGCTCATGCAGCAAAGGCCTCAAATGATGCAGCCTCCGACCCAGCCGGAGCCACCTCCGCCTCACCAG GATGGCAAGGCCGAGGGCGCGGTCGTGCCGAGGCAATTCCTCGATCTGGGCCcgtcctccggcgccggcggcgaggcggcggaggagccgtCCAACTCGTCGACGGAGGCCGGCAGCCCGCGTCGGTCGTCGTCTACCGGCAACAAGGACCAAGAACGTGGTGACAGCCCGGacgcgccgtcgacggcggcggcgtggttgcCGGGACGCGCCATGGCGCCGCAGatgggcgccgccggcgcggcgggcaAGAGCCATGATCAGCAAGCCCAGGATGCCAACATGAGGAAGGCCCGCGTCTCCGTTCGCGCGCGATCCGAAGCGCCAATC ATCGCCGATGGGTGCCAATGGAGGAAGTACGGTCAGAAGATGGCGAAGGGAAACCCTTGTCCACGCGCGTACTACCGCTGCACCATGGCCACCGGCTGCCCGGTGCGGAAGCAG GTGCAACGGTGCGCGGAGGACCGGTCCATCCTGATCACCACGTACGAGGGCACGCACAAccacccgctgccgccggccgcgatggcgatggcgtccaccacgtcggcggcggcgtcgatgcTTCTGTCGGGGTCCATGCCGAgcgccgacggcgccgcgggGCTCATGAGCTCCAACTTCCTGGCGCGCACCGTGCTGCCGTGCTCGTCCAGCATGGCCACCATCTCGGCGTCGGCCCCGTTCCCGACGGTCACGCTCGACCTCACCCACGCGCCGCCGGGCGCGCCGAACGCCGTGCCGCTCAACGCCGCGCGGCcgggcgcgccggcgccgcagtTCCAGGTGCCGCTGCCAGGCGGAGGGATGGCGCCGGCGTTCGCCGTGCCGCCGCAGGTGCTGTACAACCAGTCCAAGTTCTCCGGCCTGCAGATGTCCTCCGATTcagccgaggccgccgccgccgccgccgccgccgcgcagttCGCGCAACCGAGGCCGCCGATCGGGCAGCTGCCTGGCCCTCTCTCCGACACCgtcagcgcggcggcggcggcgatcaccGCTGACCCCAACTTCACGGTGGCGCTCGCGGCGGCGATCACGTCCATCATAGGCGGCCAGCACGCGGCGGCAGCTGGCAACAGCAACGCGAACAACACCAACACCAACACCACGAGCAACACCAACAACACAAGCAGCAACAACACGACGAGCAACAACACCAACAGCGAGACGCAGTAA
- the LOC9266353 gene encoding AT-hook motif nuclear-localized protein 21: MGVVTANDAAAAAPGKLRRPSRAAAAALCPCKGRGAPKPPPVAVIAHECPSAMRALVVEVPAGRDVVSCVAAVARRARRGALVLGASGRVADVVLREPAAVVLRGTMEILGLAGCFFPSPPPHAAAEGAPGGGGASAAVFLAGPRGGVLGGGVAPGGLVAAGPVVVVLATFVAAAFDRLPLLKGEETANSEGCDVHGVTRRRRCGAQPPQQQQQRCGWALCRKLGAKS; this comes from the coding sequence ATGGGCGTGGTCACCGCgaacgacgcggcggcggccgcgccgggcAAGCTCCGGCGGCcgagcagggcggcggcggcggcgctgtgccCCTGCAAGGGCCGCGGGgcgccgaagccgccgccggtggccgtgaTCGCGCACGAGTGCCCCAGCgcgatgcgcgccctcgtcgTGGAGGTCCCCGCGGGGCGAGACGTGGTGTCGTGCGTCGCCGCAgtggcgcgccgcgcgcggcgcggcgcgctggTGCTGGGCGCGTCCGGGCGCGTCGCGGACGTGGTGCTCCGGGAGCCCGCGGCGGTGGTGCTCCGCGGCACCATGGAGATACTGGGCCTGGCGGGGTGCTTCTTCCCGTCCCCACCGCCGCATGCGGCGGCAGAGGGCGCccccggaggcggaggcgcttCCGCGGCGGTGTTCCTGGccgggccgcgcggcggcgtgctcggcggcggcgtcgcgccgggagggctcgtcgccgccgggccggtggtggtggtgctggccACGTTCGTCGCGGCGGCGTTCGACCGGCTGCCGCTCCTGAAGGGGGAAGAGACCGCGAATTCGGAAGGGTGCGACGTGCATGGCGTCACCAGACGCCGGCGGTGCGGTGCtcagccgccgcagcagcagcagcagcggtgcGGGTGGGCGCTGTGCCGGAAGCTGGGCGCGAAGAGCTAA
- the LOC4326757 gene encoding low molecular mass early light-inducible protein HV60, chloroplastic, giving the protein MAAATMALSSSFAVAAAAAGGAPWRGVVSAGRAAPRRRVALVVRAQSEPEVEPTKEETATSSSSPSPATTPTPSPAAAAPKAKPAASTKLWDVLAFSGPAPERINGRLAMVGFVSALAVEASRGGGLLDQAGSWSGLAWFAATAAVLSAASLVPLLRGETAEARSGGVMSADAELWNGRFAMLGLVALAFTEFLTGSPLVNV; this is encoded by the exons ATGGCGGCCGCTACCATGGCGCTGAGCAgctccttcgccgtcgccgccgctgctgctggtggcGCGCCATGGCGTGGTGTCGTCTCCGCTGGCCGCGCCGCGCCTCGCCGGCGTGTCGCGCTCGTCGTCAGGGCCCAGTCCGAG CCGGAGGTGGAGCCGACGAAGGAGGAGAcggccacgtcgtcgtcgtccccgtctCCGGCGACGACCCCGACTCcgagccccgcggcggcggcgcccaaggcgaagccggcggcgagcacgaaGCTGTGGGACGTGCTGGCGTTCAGCGggccggcgccggagcggaTCAACGGGCGGCTGGCGATGGTGGGGTTCGTGTCGGCGCTGGCCGTGGAGgcgtcgcgcggcggcgggctcctgGACCAGGCCGGCAGCTGGAGCGGGCTGGCGTggttcgccgccaccgccgccgtgctctCCGCGGCGTCGCTGGTGCCGCTGCTCCGCGGCGAGACCGCGgaggcgaggagcggcggcgtgatgagcgccgacgccgagctctGGAACGGGCGGTTCGCCATGCTCGGCCTCGTCGCGCTCGCCTTCACCGAGTTCCTCACCGGCTCGCCGCTCGTCAACgtctaa
- the LOC4326760 gene encoding probable WRKY transcription factor 31 isoform X2 codes for MDKGHLGGGGGGGGGLLALDASPRPLGFLNLLSPPPFHRSTMEADDSGGGGGRARRSVEVDFFSDEKKNMKKSRVSGGVAAEADDAKGPAAAGLAIKKEDLTINLLPAGNNARSDRSMVVDDDAASRPDHEEKSRSSNELAAMQAELGRMNEENQRLRGMLTQVTTSYQALQMHLVALMQQRPQMMQPPTQPEPPPPHQDGKAEGAVVPRQFLDLGPSSGAGGEAAEEPSNSSTEAGSPRRSSSTGNKDQERGDSPDAPSTAAAWLPGRAMAPQMGAAGAAGKSHDQQAQDANMRKARVSVRARSEAPIIADGCQWRKYGQKMAKGNPCPRAYYRCTMATGCPVRKQVQRCAEDRSILITTYEGTHNHPLPPAAMAMASTTSAAASMLLSGSMPSADGAAGLMSSNFLARTVLPCSSSMATISASAPFPTVTLDLTHAPPGAPNAVPLNAARPGAPAPQFQVPLPGGGMAPAFAVPPQVLYNQSKFSGLQMSSDSAEAAAAAAAAAQFAQPRPPIGQLPGPLSDTVSAAAAAITADPNFTVALAAAITSIIGGQHAAAAGNSNANNTNTNTTSNTNNTSSNNTTSNNTNSETQ; via the exons ATGGACAAGGGCCACctcggtggtggcggaggaggaggaggtgggctgCTCGCTCTGGACGCGTCGCCGCGCCCGCTCGGCTTCTTGAACCTGctctccccgccgccgttccacagGTCGACCATGGAGGCCGAcgacagcggcggtggcggcggcagggcaCGCAGGTCCGTCGAGGTGGACTTCTTCTCCGAcgagaagaagaacatgaagaaGAGCCGTGTCTcgggcggcgtcgccgccgaggcGGACGACGCCAAgggacccgccgccgccggcctcgccatCAAGAAGGAGGACCTCACCATTAAc CTTCTTCCCGCCGGGAACAACGCGAGGAGCGACCGGTCGATggtggtcgacgacgacgcggcgtcgCGGCCGGATCACGAGGAGAAGAGCCGGAGCAGCAACGAG CTCGCGGCGATGCAGGCGGAGCTGGGCCGCATGAACGAGGAGAACCAGCGGCTCCGGGGGATGCTGACCCAGGTGACCACCAGCTACCAGGCGCTGCAGATGCATCTCGTCGCGCTCATGCAGCAAAGGCCTCAAATGATGCAGCCTCCGACCCAGCCGGAGCCACCTCCGCCTCACCAG GATGGCAAGGCCGAGGGCGCGGTCGTGCCGAGGCAATTCCTCGATCTGGGCCcgtcctccggcgccggcggcgaggcggcggaggagccgtCCAACTCGTCGACGGAGGCCGGCAGCCCGCGTCGGTCGTCGTCTACCGGCAACAAGGACCAAGAACGTGGTGACAGCCCGGacgcgccgtcgacggcggcggcgtggttgcCGGGACGCGCCATGGCGCCGCAGatgggcgccgccggcgcggcgggcaAGAGCCATGATCAGCAAGCCCAGGATGCCAACATGAGGAAGGCCCGCGTCTCCGTTCGCGCGCGATCCGAAGCGCCAATC ATCGCCGATGGGTGCCAATGGAGGAAGTACGGTCAGAAGATGGCGAAGGGAAACCCTTGTCCACGCGCGTACTACCGCTGCACCATGGCCACCGGCTGCCCGGTGCGGAAGCAG GTGCAACGGTGCGCGGAGGACCGGTCCATCCTGATCACCACGTACGAGGGCACGCACAAccacccgctgccgccggccgcgatggcgatggcgtccaccacgtcggcggcggcgtcgatgcTTCTGTCGGGGTCCATGCCGAgcgccgacggcgccgcgggGCTCATGAGCTCCAACTTCCTGGCGCGCACCGTGCTGCCGTGCTCGTCCAGCATGGCCACCATCTCGGCGTCGGCCCCGTTCCCGACGGTCACGCTCGACCTCACCCACGCGCCGCCGGGCGCGCCGAACGCCGTGCCGCTCAACGCCGCGCGGCcgggcgcgccggcgccgcagtTCCAGGTGCCGCTGCCAGGCGGAGGGATGGCGCCGGCGTTCGCCGTGCCGCCGCAGGTGCTGTACAACCAGTCCAAGTTCTCCGGCCTGCAGATGTCCTCCGATTcagccgaggccgccgccgccgccgccgccgccgcgcagttCGCGCAACCGAGGCCGCCGATCGGGCAGCTGCCTGGCCCTCTCTCCGACACCgtcagcgcggcggcggcggcgatcaccGCTGACCCCAACTTCACGGTGGCGCTCGCGGCGGCGATCACGTCCATCATAGGCGGCCAGCACGCGGCGGCAGCTGGCAACAGCAACGCGAACAACACCAACACCAACACCACGAGCAACACCAACAACACAAGCAGCAACAACACGACGAGCAACAACACCAACAGCGAGACGCAGTAA
- the LOC4326758 gene encoding uncharacterized protein: MCAAPMASTAQPQQQPQQQQEQQPVAAAAVPTPAPPASEAQPQKPTRVSLSYEEISKLFSLPIAEAASILGVCTSVLKRICRSHGIVRWPYRKLVSGKSGDDTKNAEREKAKGLLEISKVAKQKALSASGLSTVSPGAFQGVAKSQQGSSKAGQVSPPGKQNVLGGSAILSYGTQTKGIPTYMDDFKYGFPSSGLSLQTMKWWGTDSHTETTPAKDDNGEAPESANEASKGMTDDELDWGADEAEAEADADSAITTEPSAQLCSLRRKAVDDGRKLLTGKSCGGLELCRLNKRQKMALAQVFGASLPEQLRSKLG, translated from the exons ATGTGCGCGGCTCCCATGGCTTCCACTGcccagccgcagcagcagccgcagcagcagcaggagcagcagccggtggcggcggcggcggtgccgacTCCGGCTCCTCCGGCTTCCGAGGCGCAGCCGCAGAAGCCGACGAGGGTATCGTTGTCGTACGAGGAGATCTCCAAGCTCTTCTCGCTACCAATCGCAGAGGCAGCCTCCATCCTCG GTGTTTGCACCAGCGTTTTGAAGAGGATTTGCCGCAGCCACGGCATCGTCAGGTGGCCGTATCGAAAG CTTGTATCTGGGAAGTCTGGTGATGACACAAAAAACGCTGAAAGAGAGAAAGCCAAGGGACTTCTTGAGATATCTAAAGTTGCAAAACAGAAGGCTCTAAGCGCATCTGGTCTATCAACAGT ATCACCAGGCGCTTTCCAAGGAGTGGCAAAATCTCAACAGGGAAGTTCGAAGGCAGGACAAGTCTCACCCCCAGGAAAACAAAATGTGTTGGGTGGATCAGCAATCTTGTCCTATGGTACCCAAACCAAAGGCATCCCAACCTACATGGACGACTTCAAGTACGGATTTCCATCATCTGGCTTGTCTTTGCAAACTATGAAATGGTGGGGGACTGACAGCCACACGGAGACCACACCTGCGAAAGACGATAACGGTGAAGCCCCTGAATCAGCAAATGAGGCTTCGAAGGGTATGACCGACGATGAGTTGGACTGGGGAGCAGATGAAGCTGAAGCCGAAGCCGATGCCGATAGTGCGATCACAACCGAACCATCTGCACAGCTGTGCTCCCTGAGAAGGAAAGCTGTAGACGATGGGCGCAAGCTGCTGACTGGCAAGTCCTGCGGGGGACTGGAGCTGTGCAGGCTGAATAAGAGGCAGAAGATGGCCCTCGCCCAGGTGTTCGGAGCCTCACTGCCGGAGCAGTTGAGGAGCAAGCTCGGGTGA